One Nitrospira sp. DNA window includes the following coding sequences:
- a CDS encoding UDP-N-acetylglucosamine--N-acetylmuramyl-(pentapeptide) pyrophosphoryl-undecaprenol N-acetylglucosamine transferase yields the protein MNIVIAAGGTGGHLYPAIAVAREFLRRDPAARILFVGTTRGIERKVLEHEGFPLQFIGAKPLMGKSPVEIVKALVTLPVSLWQSLKILKRQRADLVFGVGGYTSPAMLAAAFLRRIPGVILEPNAYPGMANKAVAPLVQRIFLAFESTGQFFDRRKTSVVGTPVRRAFLEVPGPDAGEVGARPTRHLLIFGGSQGARAINSAVIEALPSLSAMKGQVTITHQTGEADHGRVVAAYEQAGLVAQVVPFLYDMPVVLRTADLVVSRAGAMTIAELTVCGKPAILIPLPTAIYNHQLRNAEVMARAGGAVLLPQAELSGEALARTITGILRDPQRLQTMSRRSWSMRRSDAAETIVRECGEIIRRRHETSGSARAL from the coding sequence GTGAACATCGTGATCGCGGCGGGAGGAACGGGCGGGCATCTCTATCCGGCCATTGCCGTGGCGCGGGAGTTTCTGCGACGGGATCCGGCCGCGCGGATCCTGTTCGTCGGTACAACGCGCGGCATCGAACGCAAGGTGTTGGAGCATGAAGGGTTCCCCTTGCAGTTCATCGGTGCGAAGCCCCTGATGGGCAAAAGTCCCGTTGAAATCGTGAAGGCGCTGGTCACCTTGCCGGTGAGCCTGTGGCAATCGCTCAAGATCCTCAAGAGGCAGCGGGCCGATCTCGTGTTCGGGGTGGGCGGCTATACCAGCCCGGCGATGCTGGCGGCGGCGTTTCTTCGGAGGATTCCCGGCGTGATTCTCGAGCCGAATGCCTATCCCGGCATGGCCAACAAGGCGGTCGCGCCGCTCGTGCAGCGGATTTTTCTGGCCTTCGAATCGACCGGACAATTCTTCGATCGACGCAAGACCAGCGTGGTCGGGACACCGGTTCGACGGGCCTTTCTGGAGGTGCCGGGACCGGATGCGGGAGAAGTCGGAGCACGTCCAACACGGCATCTGTTGATTTTCGGCGGCAGCCAAGGCGCAAGGGCCATCAACTCGGCGGTCATTGAGGCATTGCCGTCGCTCTCCGCCATGAAGGGACAGGTGACCATCACGCACCAAACCGGTGAGGCCGACCATGGTCGCGTCGTCGCCGCGTACGAGCAAGCAGGGCTCGTTGCGCAGGTCGTGCCCTTCTTGTACGACATGCCGGTAGTGCTGCGGACCGCCGACCTTGTGGTCTCGCGGGCAGGGGCCATGACGATTGCCGAGTTGACGGTCTGTGGAAAACCGGCGATTCTGATCCCCCTCCCCACGGCCATCTATAACCATCAACTGCGGAACGCAGAGGTGATGGCCCGGGCCGGAGGAGCGGTGTTGTTGCCTCAAGCGGAATTGAGCGGTGAAGCATTGGCCAGAACCATCACCGGCATTCTGCGCGACCCTCAGCGGCTTCAGACCATGAGTCGGCGGAGTTGGAGCATGCGACGCAGTGATGCGGCAGAGACCATCGTTCGTGAGTGCGGCGAGATCATAAGGAGGCGCCATGAGACCAGCGGGAGCGCTCGCGCCCTATGA
- a CDS encoding Cell division protein FtsZ — MFSFQEEPQSPVRIKVIGVGGAGCNAVNTMITGGLCRVDFVAANTDVQALERSQASYKIQIGPERTRGLGAGAKPEVGRDAALESKDEIRDSLVGADMVFVTAGMGGGTGTGAAPIVASIARELGILTVAVVTKPFQYEGHRRMSHAEEGIRDLGRHVDTLLIIPNQRLLGIVDKATPLLDAFKVADDVLRQAIQGIADVITTTGLVNVDFADVRTIMAHTGRAVMGMGIGRGSNRAQEAAQKAICSPLLEEGSVEGARGVLLNITGGPNMSLHEVEEAASIVQHAADAEANIIVGQVINPEIGDDLIVTVIATGFEREEPSAVRPANPERQATRPANGRPAQQVLTGVHGSASDRPHKDLDRPTFLRRMGEQREAGERVAVVGDDEWDVPTFLRKQAD; from the coding sequence ATGTTTTCATTCCAGGAGGAACCCCAATCACCCGTCCGCATCAAGGTGATCGGTGTCGGAGGGGCCGGGTGCAATGCCGTCAATACCATGATCACCGGCGGGCTGTGCCGGGTGGATTTCGTGGCGGCCAATACGGATGTGCAGGCGCTCGAACGGTCTCAGGCCTCCTATAAGATTCAGATCGGTCCGGAACGGACCCGCGGACTCGGGGCCGGCGCCAAACCGGAAGTCGGGCGCGATGCGGCGCTGGAGAGCAAGGATGAAATTCGCGACAGTCTCGTCGGCGCCGACATGGTGTTCGTTACGGCCGGCATGGGCGGCGGGACCGGCACCGGCGCCGCTCCGATCGTGGCCAGTATCGCGCGCGAGTTGGGAATTCTGACGGTGGCGGTCGTGACGAAGCCGTTTCAATACGAAGGCCATCGCCGGATGAGTCATGCGGAAGAAGGCATTCGAGATCTCGGACGGCATGTCGATACGTTGCTGATCATCCCGAATCAGCGATTGCTCGGCATCGTGGATAAGGCCACTCCCTTGCTGGATGCGTTCAAGGTGGCGGACGATGTCTTGCGTCAGGCCATTCAAGGCATCGCCGACGTGATCACGACCACCGGCCTGGTCAACGTCGACTTCGCCGATGTGCGGACCATCATGGCCCATACGGGTCGAGCGGTCATGGGCATGGGAATCGGGCGCGGGTCGAACCGGGCGCAGGAAGCGGCGCAGAAGGCGATTTGCAGTCCCTTGCTCGAAGAGGGCAGTGTCGAGGGCGCACGCGGGGTGTTGTTGAATATCACCGGCGGCCCGAACATGTCGCTGCATGAAGTGGAAGAAGCGGCCTCGATCGTGCAACATGCGGCGGATGCCGAAGCGAACATCATCGTCGGACAGGTGATCAACCCGGAAATCGGCGACGATCTGATCGTCACCGTCATTGCGACGGGATTCGAACGGGAGGAGCCATCGGCCGTGCGGCCGGCGAATCCGGAACGTCAGGCGACCAGGCCAGCCAATGGACGCCCCGCGCAGCAGGTCTTGACCGGCGTACATGGTTCGGCATCGGATCGGCCCCATAAAGATCTGGACCGTCCGACGTTCCTGCGGCGCATGGGCGAGCAGCGGGAAGCGGGAGAGCGGGTGGCGGTGGTCGGCGACGATGAGTGGGATGTGCCGACCTTCCTGCGGAAGCAGGCCGACTGA
- a CDS encoding Cell division protein FtsQ, with the protein MSLRWRRTTRAEKVNPRANARLEASFNGRGGTERGGYWARLGRGLMISLRVIATVTVLVGGCSGLFVLARELGPLTREWFLVRSVSVTGLHQVTRKEVLSRLALKPDTALYSVNPSWLAERLRTHPWIKDATVTLQPLHEIHIEVVERVPAVVVRTLAENLLTDAEGVLLAHLGSADDPTLPILSGVEGKRLLEGRPGDRRAVQVGAALGRMVGQTTGGRPDIDVGNLNNLVVVVQGVTFQFSEASMDQQWSRFLKMRSALRDVAFDGEGARANEIDLRFADRVIVRGRG; encoded by the coding sequence ATGTCCCTGCGGTGGCGCCGCACCACACGTGCAGAAAAAGTGAATCCGCGGGCCAACGCGCGGCTGGAGGCTTCCTTCAACGGCCGCGGGGGAACCGAGAGAGGTGGCTACTGGGCGAGGTTAGGGCGTGGGCTGATGATCTCCCTCAGGGTGATCGCCACGGTGACCGTCTTGGTCGGCGGTTGTTCCGGGCTCTTCGTGTTGGCCCGCGAGTTGGGACCGCTCACGCGAGAATGGTTTCTGGTGCGCTCCGTGTCCGTGACCGGCTTGCATCAGGTCACCAGGAAAGAAGTGCTCAGCCGGTTGGCGTTGAAGCCCGATACCGCGCTCTATTCCGTCAACCCCTCGTGGTTGGCGGAACGGCTCAGGACCCATCCCTGGATCAAGGACGCCACGGTGACGTTGCAGCCGCTGCATGAAATTCATATCGAGGTGGTGGAGCGGGTACCGGCGGTCGTGGTCCGTACCCTGGCGGAAAATCTCCTGACCGATGCGGAGGGGGTCTTGCTGGCGCATCTCGGATCGGCGGACGATCCGACCTTGCCGATATTATCCGGCGTCGAAGGGAAGCGGCTGCTGGAGGGGAGGCCGGGGGACCGTCGCGCGGTCCAAGTCGGCGCGGCCTTGGGCCGCATGGTCGGACAGACCACCGGGGGGCGCCCGGACATCGATGTGGGAAACCTCAACAATCTGGTGGTGGTGGTGCAGGGCGTGACGTTCCAGTTCAGCGAGGCATCGATGGATCAACAGTGGTCTCGATTTCTGAAAATGCGGTCCGCCCTGCGGGATGTGGCTTTTGACGGCGAGGGCGCCAGGGCGAATGAAATCGATCTTCGCTTTGCCGACCGCGTCATCGTTCGGGGAAGGGGGTGA
- a CDS encoding Pyridoxal phosphate-containing protein YggS, with protein MDTEAETIAARVRAVFDGIHRAAVRAGRAPETVRLVAVSKTVSVERLREAVDAGVRHVGENRLQEALPKIETLDRDGVVWHFIGTLQRRKVKSVVGRFETIHSVDSLALAQEIDRRAQEAGLRQRVLLEVNLGGESSKGGFEPTALLGALPALNRFEYLDIRGLMAIPPAVPVAEDARPYFRRLRELSRSLTALGFPNINMQELSMGMSHDYPVAVEEGATYVRVGTAIFGARRD; from the coding sequence ATGGACACAGAAGCGGAAACGATCGCCGCTCGGGTTCGTGCGGTGTTCGATGGGATCCATCGTGCGGCGGTCCGTGCGGGGCGTGCACCGGAAACGGTCCGCCTGGTGGCGGTTTCCAAGACCGTGTCCGTCGAACGGCTGCGCGAGGCGGTGGATGCCGGTGTTCGGCATGTCGGAGAAAACCGTCTCCAGGAGGCGTTGCCGAAAATTGAGACCTTGGACCGAGACGGTGTAGTCTGGCATTTCATCGGGACCCTGCAGCGACGCAAGGTCAAGTCGGTCGTCGGTCGATTTGAGACGATCCATTCCGTCGACAGCCTGGCACTGGCTCAAGAGATCGATCGCCGTGCGCAGGAAGCGGGTCTCCGTCAACGGGTCTTGCTGGAAGTGAATCTCGGGGGAGAGAGCAGCAAGGGAGGATTCGAGCCGACGGCGCTGCTGGGGGCGCTGCCGGCGCTGAACCGGTTCGAATATCTGGACATTCGTGGTCTCATGGCCATCCCGCCGGCCGTCCCTGTCGCGGAAGACGCACGTCCGTACTTCCGACGGCTCAGAGAATTATCCCGGTCATTGACAGCGCTGGGCTTCCCGAACATTAATATGCAGGAATTGTCGATGGGCATGTCCCATGATTATCCGGTGGCCGTCGAAGAGGGCGCCACCTACGTGCGGGTCGGGACGGCCATTTTTGGAGCGCGACGTGACTAA
- a CDS encoding multicopper polyphenol oxidase, whose amino-acid sequence MAPVITVPSFATNEDGVEHFFGTRLSDLAVTPGRSSEPRSRRGGAAAVIVSVTQVHGTDALVVDRPVRQGDCFAGGWDALVTNQPGVMVTVRTADCVPVLLHDPTQRVVAAVHAGWRGAVAGIVPKTVALLVDRFGAAVERLRMAIGPSAGSCCYEVDEPVLTRLREVFPEWRSVVQPVGTCKAHLDLRAFVRRQALAEGLQAERIATVNACTICHPDLFFSYRREGVVKATMVSGIALRSHR is encoded by the coding sequence ATGGCTCCGGTGATTACCGTTCCTTCGTTTGCCACCAACGAGGATGGGGTGGAACATTTTTTCGGGACCCGGTTGTCGGACCTAGCGGTGACGCCGGGTCGTTCCTCCGAACCTCGGTCCAGGCGTGGAGGTGCGGCTGCGGTCATCGTGTCGGTCACACAGGTGCATGGGACGGACGCCCTGGTCGTGGACCGGCCGGTTCGACAGGGAGACTGTTTCGCGGGAGGCTGGGATGCGCTGGTGACCAATCAGCCCGGTGTGATGGTGACCGTGCGGACGGCGGACTGTGTCCCGGTGCTCTTGCACGATCCCACGCAACGGGTGGTGGCGGCGGTGCATGCCGGTTGGCGCGGCGCGGTGGCCGGGATCGTGCCGAAGACCGTGGCCTTGCTCGTCGATCGATTCGGAGCCGCCGTCGAGCGGCTGCGGATGGCGATCGGCCCGTCTGCCGGTTCCTGTTGTTATGAGGTGGATGAGCCGGTATTGACGAGACTGCGGGAGGTCTTTCCCGAGTGGCGCTCCGTCGTGCAGCCGGTGGGAACCTGCAAGGCGCATCTCGATCTGCGTGCGTTCGTGCGCCGGCAGGCGCTTGCGGAAGGCCTGCAGGCGGAACGGATTGCGACGGTCAATGCCTGTACGATCTGCCACCCCGATCTCTTCTTCAGCTACCGCCGCGAGGGTGTGGTGAAGGCCACGATGGTCAGCGGGATTGCGCTCAGGTCTCACCGGTAA
- a CDS encoding UDP-N-acetylenolpyruvoylglucosamine reductase produces MKFDASLQPYTSFRIGGPAEVLVEPADLDDLCRLVAQARADRVPLFVVGGTNLLVRDGGIRGIVVSLVKFKGIRQEPDYVLYAEGGVGMPTLIGYAVRRSLAGLEWSAGIPGTVAGCVVMNAGTRLGEMKDAVKAVRMVDPRGMVLDIPAADIPFSYRRAHLPRGIVAGVWLQLKPGDHDRIEKTVKDYLQYRKDTQPLTLPSAGCVFKNPPQDSAGRLVEAAGLKGARIGDVQVSEKHANFMVNVGHARAEDVLALIRKVRAVVKKTSGVALELELKVVGQA; encoded by the coding sequence GTGAAGTTCGATGCGTCGTTGCAACCCTATACGTCATTCCGTATCGGTGGGCCGGCGGAGGTCCTGGTCGAACCGGCCGATCTGGACGATCTGTGCCGATTGGTGGCGCAGGCCCGTGCGGACAGGGTTCCGCTCTTCGTGGTCGGCGGAACGAATCTGCTCGTGCGCGACGGCGGCATCCGTGGCATCGTGGTCAGCCTGGTCAAGTTCAAAGGGATCCGCCAGGAGCCGGACTATGTGCTCTATGCGGAGGGGGGCGTGGGCATGCCGACTCTGATCGGGTACGCCGTCCGTCGCTCGCTGGCAGGACTGGAGTGGAGCGCCGGGATTCCGGGCACCGTCGCAGGCTGCGTCGTGATGAATGCCGGGACCAGGTTGGGAGAAATGAAGGATGCGGTCAAGGCGGTCCGCATGGTCGATCCGCGCGGGATGGTGCTGGACATCCCTGCTGCCGACATCCCGTTCAGCTATCGACGCGCGCACTTGCCGCGCGGCATCGTGGCGGGAGTCTGGCTGCAACTGAAGCCCGGCGACCATGACCGGATCGAAAAGACGGTAAAGGACTATCTGCAGTATCGCAAGGACACCCAGCCCTTGACCCTGCCGAGCGCCGGCTGCGTATTCAAAAATCCACCGCAGGATTCGGCCGGACGCCTGGTCGAAGCGGCCGGGCTCAAGGGTGCCCGTATCGGCGACGTCCAGGTGTCGGAGAAACATGCGAACTTCATGGTGAACGTGGGCCATGCGCGGGCGGAAGATGTCTTGGCCTTGATCAGGAAAGTCCGTGCGGTGGTGAAGAAGACATCGGGTGTGGCGCTGGAGTTGGAACTGAAGGTCGTCGGACAGGCCTGA
- a CDS encoding UDP-N-acetylmuramate--L-alanine ligase — translation MRPAGALAPYEQREREGQRHDRHGVQKPVRGQGLGRTAMFRKTQHIHLVGIGGSGMSGIAEVLLTLGYKVSGSDLSQSETTRRLEELGGRIAIGHQESNIGEAQVVVISSAVAATNPEVVAAKARQIPVIPRAEMLAELMRLKFGVAIAGAHGKTTTTSMVANVLAQGGLDPTMVIGGKVNALGSHARLGRGDLLIAEADESDGSFLRLAPTIVAVTNIDREHLDHYGTMERLNDSFLEFINKVPFYGLAVLCADDERLRNLLPRVVKRYQTYGLQDQPGHVPDFRATDISLRQWGSEFRAFFRGRNLGPFRLAIPGIHNVSNALIAIAIGLELDIPVDLVRKGLAAFTGVERRFHLRGEKAGIMVVDDYGHHPTEVRATIAAAKQGWDRRVVVLFQPHRYSRSRDLMQEFAHAFDQADALFMTEIYAAGEQPIPGVSGEKLVEAVRGGGHPSATFVERKEHLADQVLPTLKAGDLVITLGAGDIWKTGLAILERLPASA, via the coding sequence ATGAGACCAGCGGGAGCGCTCGCGCCCTATGAGCAACGAGAACGGGAGGGACAGCGGCATGACAGGCACGGCGTACAGAAACCGGTTCGGGGACAGGGACTAGGGCGGACGGCGATGTTCAGGAAGACACAACATATTCATCTGGTGGGGATCGGCGGCTCCGGGATGAGCGGGATCGCCGAAGTCTTGCTGACGTTGGGATACAAGGTCAGCGGTTCGGACCTGAGCCAGTCGGAGACGACGCGCCGGCTGGAGGAGTTGGGAGGGCGCATCGCGATCGGCCATCAGGAGTCCAATATCGGCGAAGCGCAGGTGGTGGTGATCTCTTCGGCGGTGGCCGCCACCAATCCCGAGGTGGTGGCGGCGAAGGCCCGGCAGATTCCCGTCATTCCACGCGCCGAAATGCTGGCGGAGTTGATGCGGTTGAAGTTCGGAGTCGCGATCGCCGGTGCCCACGGCAAAACGACGACGACGTCGATGGTCGCGAACGTCCTCGCCCAGGGTGGGCTGGACCCCACCATGGTGATCGGCGGCAAAGTGAATGCGCTCGGGAGCCATGCGCGATTGGGACGGGGCGATCTCCTGATTGCGGAAGCCGATGAGAGCGACGGCTCGTTCCTCCGCTTGGCGCCGACGATCGTGGCAGTGACCAACATCGATCGGGAGCATCTCGACCACTACGGGACGATGGAACGCCTCAACGACAGCTTTTTGGAATTCATCAACAAGGTGCCGTTCTACGGCCTGGCCGTCCTCTGTGCCGACGATGAACGGTTGCGGAACCTGCTTCCCCGTGTCGTCAAACGCTACCAAACCTACGGTCTTCAGGACCAGCCTGGTCATGTGCCGGACTTCCGCGCGACCGACATCAGCCTACGTCAGTGGGGCTCGGAGTTTCGCGCCTTCTTCCGCGGACGCAATCTCGGCCCGTTCCGGCTGGCCATTCCGGGCATCCACAATGTGTCCAATGCGCTGATTGCGATCGCGATCGGGTTGGAGTTGGACATCCCCGTCGATTTGGTCAGGAAGGGTCTTGCGGCCTTCACCGGTGTGGAGCGGCGGTTCCATCTGCGCGGGGAGAAGGCGGGCATCATGGTAGTGGATGACTATGGGCACCATCCGACCGAGGTGCGGGCCACGATCGCGGCGGCGAAGCAAGGATGGGATCGGCGCGTCGTCGTCCTGTTCCAGCCGCATCGCTACAGCCGTTCACGCGACCTGATGCAGGAGTTCGCCCATGCGTTCGATCAAGCCGACGCGTTGTTCATGACGGAGATCTACGCGGCAGGCGAGCAACCGATCCCCGGCGTGTCCGGAGAGAAACTGGTGGAGGCCGTGCGGGGGGGCGGGCATCCTTCGGCCACCTTCGTCGAGCGCAAAGAGCACTTGGCGGACCAGGTCCTCCCGACCCTGAAGGCCGGCGACCTCGTCATCACCCTCGGCGCGGGGGACATCTGGAAAACTGGTCTGGCGATCCTTGAGCGGTTGCCGGCTTCAGCGTGA
- a CDS encoding D-alanine--D-alanine ligase translates to MDVTERKPLTSSKIGVLMGGQSSEREVSLKTGEAVYRSLVRSGYDAVAIDVGPELHQTLREQSVEVAFLALHGPGGEDGAIQGFLETLGIPYTGSGVRASAVGMHKVVTKTQLAAQGIPVPRGTVVLRGTFPSLGRLLATCKLKLPVVVKPASQGSTIGVTILRKPSQWKEALRLAHRYDEEAMVEAFIPGHEVTLSLLGGPDGAVTGLPAVEIVAPDGFYDFSAKYEKGRTQYLCPAPLSAAVSRQIRELAIKTYRVLGCNGAARVDFRITPKGKPYVLEINTLPGMTETSLLPMAADQAGLSYDALTERILQSALQRAGVGSFRAVR, encoded by the coding sequence ATGGATGTGACGGAACGGAAGCCGCTGACCAGCTCAAAGATCGGGGTCTTGATGGGGGGGCAGTCTTCGGAACGGGAAGTGTCCCTCAAGACCGGCGAGGCCGTATATCGCTCCCTGGTGCGAAGCGGCTATGACGCGGTGGCCATCGACGTCGGACCGGAGCTGCACCAGACTCTGCGGGAACAGTCGGTAGAGGTGGCGTTTCTGGCGCTGCACGGACCGGGTGGTGAGGACGGTGCGATACAAGGATTTTTGGAGACCTTGGGCATTCCCTATACGGGGTCCGGCGTGAGGGCCAGTGCCGTCGGTATGCACAAGGTCGTCACCAAGACACAGTTGGCCGCCCAGGGGATTCCGGTTCCGCGGGGAACAGTGGTGCTGCGGGGAACCTTTCCGAGCTTGGGACGCCTGCTCGCCACATGCAAGTTGAAGTTGCCCGTGGTCGTCAAGCCGGCGAGCCAAGGCTCCACGATCGGTGTGACCATCCTCCGCAAGCCCTCGCAATGGAAAGAGGCCCTGCGGCTGGCCCACCGGTACGACGAAGAGGCGATGGTCGAGGCCTTTATCCCCGGGCATGAAGTCACGTTGTCGCTGTTGGGCGGACCGGATGGAGCCGTGACCGGCCTACCAGCCGTCGAGATCGTCGCCCCGGACGGGTTCTACGACTTCTCCGCCAAATACGAAAAGGGTCGGACGCAGTACCTCTGCCCGGCGCCCCTGTCCGCCGCCGTGAGTCGGCAGATCCGAGAACTGGCGATCAAGACCTATCGAGTGTTGGGGTGCAATGGGGCCGCACGGGTGGATTTTCGTATCACGCCGAAGGGAAAGCCCTATGTGCTGGAAATCAACACCCTGCCGGGAATGACGGAGACGAGTCTGCTGCCGATGGCGGCGGACCAGGCCGGTCTTTCGTACGACGCATTGACCGAACGGATTCTTCAGTCCGCACTCCAGCGGGCCGGAGTCGGCTCGTTTCGAGCGGTGAGGTAG
- a CDS encoding peptidoglycan glycosyltransferase FtsW: MGQKALGTLTLPWPASTQRTPKRVPVDPVLLAITLILALVGVVMVFSASAVVAGNRFHDPWYFLKRQLAWLGAGLLLMHVVSRIDYGIWKKLAIPLLLLTTVLLVLVLVPSLGSAAKGARRWLHVGPINIQPAELTKFVVVMYLAAYVSKKQDQLTEFARGLLPPLIILASLSGLVLLEPDLGTVVVMGLVAVTLLFLAGARIKHLALLSLCALPAVAALIFGSSYRRQRLMTFLSPWKDASDAGFQITQSFLAFGSGGPFGVGLGEGKQKLFFLPEAHTDFVLALIGEELGLVGSVTIVLLFGLFVLKGFQIAGRARNQFGRHLAMGITMLIGMQALVNAGVVTGLLPTKGLTLPFVSYGGSSLVANLLGVGILLSISRDRQGGRESGGQRRVQKRGVITE, encoded by the coding sequence ATGGGACAGAAAGCGCTCGGGACACTGACGTTGCCCTGGCCGGCTTCGACGCAGCGGACGCCCAAGCGTGTGCCGGTCGATCCCGTGCTGCTGGCGATCACGCTGATTCTTGCGCTGGTGGGGGTGGTGATGGTGTTCAGCGCCAGTGCGGTCGTGGCGGGCAACCGGTTTCACGATCCCTGGTATTTTCTCAAACGTCAATTGGCCTGGTTGGGGGCCGGACTGCTGCTGATGCATGTCGTGTCGAGGATCGACTACGGCATCTGGAAGAAACTGGCGATTCCGTTGCTGCTTCTGACCACGGTGCTGTTGGTGCTGGTGCTCGTACCGTCGCTCGGCAGCGCGGCCAAGGGGGCGAGACGATGGTTGCACGTCGGCCCGATCAACATTCAACCGGCCGAGCTGACCAAATTCGTGGTCGTCATGTATCTGGCGGCCTATGTGAGCAAGAAGCAGGATCAGCTCACCGAGTTTGCGCGCGGGTTGTTGCCGCCCTTGATTATTCTCGCCTCACTGAGCGGATTGGTGCTGCTGGAGCCGGATCTGGGGACGGTCGTGGTGATGGGGCTCGTTGCGGTGACGCTGTTGTTTCTCGCGGGCGCGCGCATCAAACACCTCGCGCTCCTGTCCCTGTGCGCCTTGCCGGCGGTGGCGGCGTTGATTTTCGGGTCGAGTTACCGGCGGCAGCGGTTGATGACGTTTCTATCTCCCTGGAAGGATGCGTCCGATGCCGGCTTTCAGATTACGCAGTCGTTTTTAGCCTTCGGCAGTGGGGGGCCGTTCGGGGTGGGTCTGGGCGAAGGAAAACAGAAACTGTTTTTTCTTCCCGAAGCGCACACGGATTTCGTGTTGGCCTTGATCGGCGAGGAGTTGGGGCTGGTCGGCAGTGTGACGATCGTGTTGCTGTTCGGTCTGTTCGTGCTCAAGGGCTTTCAGATCGCGGGCCGGGCCCGCAACCAGTTCGGGCGTCATCTGGCGATGGGCATCACGATGCTGATCGGTATGCAGGCGTTGGTCAACGCCGGAGTGGTCACAGGACTCCTGCCCACCAAGGGCTTGACCCTGCCCTTCGTCAGTTACGGCGGGTCGTCGTTGGTGGCCAATTTGCTCGGCGTCGGGATCCTGTTGAGCATCTCGCGCGACCGGCAGGGCGGGAGGGAAAGCGGTGGGCAGCGAAGGGTGCAGAAGCGCGGGGTGATCACCGAGTGA
- a CDS encoding Cell division protein FtsA has translation MSKRDHILVGLDIGTTKICAIVAEVPEEGPLNIIGVGSCPSRGLRKGVVVNIESTVESIKKAVEEAELMAAVQINSVYTGIAGSHISGENLKGVVALKKQEVTRDDISRAVESARTLAVIPHERRILHVLPREFMVDDQEGVREPLGMSGNRLEVNVHVITGAVTSAQNIIKSVNRAGLDVVDIILQPLASSEAVLSAEERELGVAMVDLGGGTTDLAIFLDGSIRHTAVLPIGGQNLTKDLAIGLLTSQTDAEKIKVQHGIARTDLVHGHQTVEVPSVGDRPPRQFTRRDIAEILEPRVEEMFDLVKREIVRAGYEGMLGAGVVITGGTSLLEGMPDAAEKGLNLPARRGMPTGIGGLRDIVSNPMHATGVGLLLHARQHADNLEAAGIRHGRGLGKVFDRMRSWMFEFF, from the coding sequence GTGTCGAAGCGGGACCATATCCTGGTGGGGCTGGACATCGGAACCACCAAGATTTGTGCGATCGTCGCCGAGGTGCCGGAGGAGGGACCGCTGAACATCATCGGTGTCGGCTCCTGCCCGTCGCGCGGCCTTCGCAAGGGTGTGGTGGTCAATATCGAGAGCACGGTGGAGTCGATCAAGAAGGCGGTGGAAGAGGCGGAGTTGATGGCGGCAGTACAAATCAATTCCGTCTATACGGGCATCGCCGGCAGCCACATCTCCGGGGAGAATCTCAAGGGTGTGGTGGCCCTCAAGAAACAGGAAGTCACCAGGGATGACATCAGCCGGGCCGTGGAAAGCGCACGGACCCTGGCGGTGATCCCTCACGAGCGGCGGATTCTGCACGTGTTGCCGCGCGAATTCATGGTCGATGACCAGGAAGGTGTCCGTGAGCCGTTGGGCATGTCCGGCAACCGGCTCGAAGTGAACGTCCATGTGATCACCGGGGCCGTGACTTCGGCGCAGAACATCATCAAGAGCGTCAACCGAGCGGGACTCGACGTGGTGGACATCATCTTACAGCCGCTCGCCTCGAGTGAAGCAGTGCTGAGCGCGGAAGAGCGGGAACTGGGCGTCGCCATGGTCGATCTGGGCGGCGGGACGACCGACTTGGCGATCTTTCTCGACGGCAGCATCCGCCATACGGCGGTGCTCCCGATCGGCGGACAGAATCTGACCAAGGACCTGGCGATCGGTCTGCTGACCTCGCAAACCGACGCGGAAAAAATCAAGGTGCAACATGGCATAGCCCGCACCGACCTGGTGCACGGCCACCAGACCGTGGAAGTACCCTCGGTGGGCGACCGTCCGCCGCGGCAGTTCACGCGCCGGGATATCGCGGAAATCCTCGAACCACGTGTCGAGGAGATGTTCGATCTGGTGAAACGGGAGATCGTCCGGGCCGGATATGAAGGCATGCTCGGCGCCGGCGTCGTCATCACCGGCGGCACCTCGTTGTTGGAAGGGATGCCCGATGCGGCGGAGAAGGGGTTGAACCTGCCGGCCAGGCGAGGCATGCCGACCGGCATCGGCGGGCTCCGCGATATCGTGAGCAATCCGATGCATGCGACCGGCGTCGGGTTGCTCCTGCATGCGCGCCAGCATGCAGATAATCTGGAGGCAGCCGGCATCCGTCACGGCCGGGGGTTGGGAAAAGTATTCGATCGCATGCGGTCGTGGATGTTCGAGTTTTTCTAA